One genomic region from Leptolyngbyaceae cyanobacterium JSC-12 encodes:
- a CDS encoding Protein of unknown function (DUF3529) (IMG reference gene:2510097677~PFAM: Protein of unknown function (DUF3529)) codes for MSIVVLSSTFCLTLLLLVGLFFFIRASVKDRTQTVRLVSDLPEESLAGQLQHYFSQRAYQVTDVDAESNQIAFEGVVRPSFFMALFLTTLTAVGTLCLSLVLSILLPDFTRIVFLLVALSPLAGVFYWKNAKRPERVLLRVESEQSENQIGQSVLTVVAHRDELLELQRALTFKPVDE; via the coding sequence ATGAGTATTGTTGTCTTGTCCTCCACTTTCTGTCTGACTCTACTTCTATTGGTTGGGCTTTTCTTTTTTATTCGTGCATCTGTCAAGGATCGCACCCAAACTGTGAGATTAGTGTCAGATTTGCCTGAGGAATCATTAGCTGGGCAGTTGCAACACTACTTCTCACAGCGTGCTTATCAAGTGACTGATGTAGATGCCGAAAGCAATCAAATTGCTTTTGAAGGAGTTGTTCGTCCCAGCTTTTTTATGGCTCTATTTTTGACAACTCTCACGGCTGTTGGAACTCTCTGTCTATCTTTGGTCTTGTCAATTCTGCTACCTGATTTTACGAGGATAGTGTTTTTATTGGTTGCACTCTCACCGCTTGCTGGGGTTTTCTACTGGAAAAACGCAAAACGTCCAGAAAGAGTATTGTTAAGAGTGGAGTCTGAACAAAGCGAGAATCAGATAGGGCAGAGTGTTCTCACTGTAGTCGCCCATCGAGATGAGCTTTTGGAGTT